The sequence below is a genomic window from Candidatus Cloacimonadaceae bacterium.
CGGAGCTTTCCTAATCGGCACAATCGCACTCCAATTGCGGTTTTTCTAATTTCAAAGTTCCGATTTCCCAACTGCTCTTTCCAAACCCTGTCCAAACGCTAGCCAAATTTGCAGTAAAACTGTCACAAACCAGTCCAAAACAGTCCAAACAAGCGCTTGGACATTTCCAAAACCAGTCCATCGCAACTAACCACCAATCAAAGCCTTATCCCCACTTTCCCCTTGTGTCACTTCTTGCAGCTTTGGGTGTCAGTTTATAACCATCCCACCAATTCCGTCCAATTCTCAATTTTCAATTAGTAGTAATTCTCAATTCTCAATTCTCAATTCTCAATTCTCAATTCTCAATTCTCAATTCTCAATTCTCAATTCTCAATTCTCAATTCTCAATTCTCAATTAGTAGTAATTCTCAATTCTCAATTCTCAATTCTCAATTCTCAATTAGTAGTAATTCTCAATTCTCAATTCTCAATTAGCCGTAATTCTCAATTCTCAATTAACCCTGCTCAGCCTCAGTTTATCGAGAGGTAATCATTTCCAGCGGTAACCCCCGAGCGTTCCTCTGACTGCATAGAATAGAAACTGCGCCGGAAAGAGCAAAAGCTGCAGGGGGTAGAGAACGCTGAGCTTGATATGCCTTATCTTGCTGAAATGCAGCAGGATAAGACAGATTTCAGCGATCGTTTTACTGATCAAAGAATATGCCGCTAAAAACGTGAATCCGCCTAATAGCGATCTGATCACAAGAAGATAGAAGAGCAGAAAATAGAGGAAGATGAAGACTGAGAGCGCCTTCACCCACCATGGATGATGGAAGAATTTCGATGCCCGGCGAATGTTTGTCTGATGCCGTTTGGCAAGATCAGTTCCTTCGATGGAGACAACCTGCATCTCAGGCGAGGGATCGAAACATGCTTTTCGGATATACTTCATCATCTTCATCAGGAGCAGGTCATCGTCCCCGGATGCCAGGTGCCCGATGCCATTAAAGCCGCCCGCTTGGTCAAATAGGGACTTGCGATAGACCATGTTGCAAGCGCTGCTGGTGACCGGCAGGCGCCAATAGAGGCCTGCCGCCGCGAGGGCATAATAGACGCCGCGTTCAAAATTGCGCAAACGCATGCTCCCGGCACCGGGATTTCGTTTCATGATCGAAAAGCCCAAGAGATAATCCGTTTCATTATCCATCGAGGAATTGATTCTGCTGAGCCAGCTTGGAGGAACGACGCAATCCGCATCCGTGAAAGCGAGGATATCATACCGGGCGGCATTGATGCCATTCATGATAGCGGCTTTCTTTCCGGTCAATCCCGGTAGCGAATCTTGAAAGTCGATGAGCCGGATATTGTGTTTGCCATTATACTCTGCAAGGATACGCATCGATGCGTCCGTGGAATGGTCGTTGATAATGATAATCTCATATAGGTTTTGGGGATAAACGAGTGCGGAGAGTGATTTTAGCAACCGGGGCAGATTGATCTCCTCGTTGCGAGCCGCGATGATGACCGATATGCCTTTCGAATCACCATCCCGCGGCACTTTTTGCTTCCACAAAGCCGCGCAGACGAGCAGGATGAATAACAGATAGAACGCGGTGCCAAAGGCAAAGATCGGGACAAGCAAGATCAGGAACCGGAGCCCAGTTTGGAATCCGTGATTTCGATATATTTTGCCAGATTGGGATCGAGAGCTTTGAGGTCTTCGATGGTCTTGCGGTTGATCTGCACGCGGGCGGGAACTTCGGTTTCACGCAGTTCGACCTCGATTCGGATCGGTTCGTCGAAGATGTCACTAAGCTGCTTTTCGATCTCATCCTTGTTCTTGATCAAAGTGTTGTAGTGGGACAAGACCGCTACGCTGAATACTACCTTGCCTTTTTGGACTGCTTTTATGGTGGACTCCTTCAACGCCACTGAAGATGCTCCACTGGATTTGCGGATGCGGTTGACGATCTTTCCCCAGTATTTGTTGA
It includes:
- a CDS encoding glycosyltransferase, with amino-acid sequence MLVPIFAFGTAFYLLFILLVCAALWKQKVPRDGDSKGISVIIAARNEEINLPRLLKSLSALVYPQNLYEIIIINDHSTDASMRILAEYNGKHNIRLIDFQDSLPGLTGKKAAIMNGINAARYDILAFTDADCVVPPSWLSRINSSMDNETDYLLGFSIMKRNPGAGSMRLRNFERGVYYALAAAGLYWRLPVTSSACNMVYRKSLFDQAGGFNGIGHLASGDDDLLLMKMMKYIRKACFDPSPEMQVVSIEGTDLAKRHQTNIRRASKFFHHPWWVKALSVFIFLYFLLFYLLVIRSLLGGFTFLAAYSLISKTIAEICLILLHFSKIRHIKLSVLYPLQLLLFPAQFLFYAVRGTLGGYRWK